The sequence GCCGCGCGCGTCGCGCTGCTCGTTCGCCCAGCACGCCAGCTCCTCGGGCGTCGGCGCGTGTCCGAGCGCGACGGCGCACTGCCGCACCACGAAGCCGAGCATGATCCTGGGCGCCTCCGGCCGCCAGCTCATGCGCCGATCTTTGTCCCAGCTCCGCGCCCGAGGGTCAAGCCGGGGGCCGCTCGATGTCACCCGGGCATCCCGGCGGGCGGCGGCTGTCGCCGCTTGACTTTCGCCCGCCGCCGGCATGTCACACAGGAATGATTCCAGAGTCGCCGCCGCCCGCGGCTGCGGAGCCGAGCGCGCCGCGGAGGGGGCGGAGCTTCGCAACCTTCGACCTGCCCGAGCCGGTCGCGGCCGGCATCCGCGCCGCCGGCTTCACCCACTGCACGCCGATCCAGGAGAAGGTCCTGCCGCTCGCGCTGGCGGGGCGGGACGTCGCCGGGCAGGCGCAGACCGGCACGGGCAAGACCGCCGCCTTCCTGATCACCATCTTCACGCGCCTCCTGGCGCGCGAGCGCCCGGGGCGGCCCGCCGCGCCGCGCGCGCTCGTCATCGCGCCGACGCGCGAGCTGGTGGTGCAGATCGCGAACGACGCGCGGCTCCTCGGCCAGGCCACCCCGTTCGGCATCCAGGCGGTGTACGGGGGCATCGACTACCACAAGCAGCGGAGCGAGCTGCGCGCCGGCGTCGACGTCCTGATCGGCACGCCCGGGCGGCTGATCGACTACTACAAGCAGCGCGTCTTCGACCTCCGCAGCGTGGAGATCCTGGTCATCGACGAGGCCGACCGCATGTTCGACATGGGCTTCATCAAGGACCTGCGCTACCTCCTGCGCCAGCTCCCGCCCTACGACCGCCGCCAGTCGATGCTCTTCTCGGCGACGCTCAGCTACGACGTGATGGAGCTCGCCTACGTGTTCATGAACGACGCCGTGCGGGTCTCGGTCACGCCCGAGCAGGTGACGGCGGAGAAGGTCGAGCACCTCGTCTACCACGTCGCCAAGCACGAGAAGCTCC comes from Deltaproteobacteria bacterium and encodes:
- a CDS encoding DEAD/DEAH box helicase, which codes for MIPESPPPAAAEPSAPRRGRSFATFDLPEPVAAGIRAAGFTHCTPIQEKVLPLALAGRDVAGQAQTGTGKTAAFLITIFTRLLARERPGRPAAPRALVIAPTRELVVQIANDARLLGQATPFGIQAVYGGIDYHKQRSELRAGVDVLIGTPGRLIDYYKQRVFDLRSVEILVIDEADRMFDMGFIKDLRYLLRQLPPYDRRQSMLFSATLSYDVMELAYVFMNDAVRVSVTPEQVTAEKVEHLVYHVAKHEKLPLLVGLLRREPVDMRVLVFVNMRRAAERLVRYLEANGFAAAAITGDVDQRRRLAILSDFREGRLPILVATDVASRGLHIEGVTHVFNYDLPFDAEDYVHRVGRTARAGASGRAVSLACEEYVDGLEAIEQFIGFKLPWEIPEDAMLAHPLHHPPRERGEHRRPHGRPQPPPRAEGAPKRRRRRGRRGGGAPRPA